A window of the Scophthalmus maximus strain ysfricsl-2021 chromosome 8, ASM2237912v1, whole genome shotgun sequence genome harbors these coding sequences:
- the sorbs2a gene encoding sorbin and SH3 domain-containing protein 2 isoform X5, producing MNTGSDSHSSDLDSWRSRSATDGLKNGDASSSSLAAKGFRSVRPNLQDKKSPTQDFNHMPLPPPRKESFHFSPTGTHPPDYSSLIALANDSGPGMLTFTQNEKAVLKESYTINSTSSYSYAETCANPVLREHQHNDISNCIAPATSNKLAQERKVSSLKLTPVTIPDPPAHLNSYSDPQTKTQTTSSPPPTSRPPQRGPALSQSLLQTASLSVHLGPSSPAGSQVEMTTPPPAVPPRPSPAKLLGPASPNPTAQHSPYHSSETLNHLPGLMPKTLSPTPYVPSGASGAVSVSGGGYASPSASPVTVSALSHYSSSTAGLLDELQICSLDTPGASPTPSPTLSLVSTYMSTAGPDDVLTTSVASTAAAATVTNGQVLSHAMNGSASHPQRPLSPPSYPPLPASLHTGLQRRSRSSGGSESVTRESVVSGHTSVSSTVPIACFSEEEKRVSVIKAPHFEGIGPIDESGIPIAIRTTVDRPKDWYKTMFKQIHKVHKADDDYSDTYNATYAVINNDDYSLSSTATMAHPAPRTHTYRPLSKSPSDNGGHLGPREPSPSPVPPPPPPMPSLLQLRARESERDKDSPDMNEWGPPDRKVDTRRYRAEPKSIFEYEPGKSSILDHERPTYDDIDLENEPWYKFFSELEFGRPPPKKRLDYNPDISARQHIETSLHIAPADKAPERAASAASDYRKRRKSEPSSSQVNAQSQSRAALSPKPVEAYRPSSSSLKKPVIRSSPSSPSRAKGGDACDMYSNSLTSPGPYQGPFVPPVPSVPVHCPEDGSQDGSSSSQQSVYCNNSWQTKHQDAETWTSVEEAAAVPPPSSGKLRSRSCDDLLNDGHSGPGGRNATRSESAGSLVCDANPSGSTGSASTRSLPRLHRRRAHDSPGFLQLYRKMHQIDRAQLIPSDVIRSVRARILELERQPHLHRHRLFPWTPSWGVEVPHDMVPNRITEYERLIQKSKSMPNLGDSEVPSGTTTPGGSSSRASSGGGATPSFPKRRFSIESLLEEDNNNGNSGTVPQTMDHLQPRSPPEGQPRGPEPSRGRSFPAPPVPQSPQANPDYSDSEQDAFASDLSDFIQVEGSSFCSESDFDHCSLTSSESLYGSSTLHHHHLRHHHHHHHHHAGHQNLGQSQGYQHRHLISTCKGRCPASYTRFTTMLRHERERARQENQRPSQPSRSSHSQIQSAQSQQAMSKLAFLVSPVPFRRKKGSPPTSKRISDGGGRGSRPKSKQAIYEALDAALRDIYEHIQAERGHRGTRAPDDSILKRILAELLPNVPERSSSLRGRRGGWHGGHSSASLYPDGSPTGYASYREDPSTPPLQSPISACYGRHSDTSNNNEYGEEQGNGNALCYSDQDVSRSYSTLDGRHTPQSRRPTPDREVSHKQMTQLILFSLLHQKQPARAIYDFNAQTAKELTFKKGDAVNIIRQIDTNWYEGEHRGRVGIFPISYVEKMPSTEKQQPIRPPPPAHVREIGEAVARFNFNADTNVELSLRKGERVIVIRQVDQNWYEGKIPDTTKQGIFPVSYIDIIKRSPSKSPAHHIDPRGHSGSRTPSSTPIKPFYHLPPSSATCDLPSPHPSLRRLDLQAITNDWLSLTMGPSASTPVHSRTTTPVPPTPPPLPLDLASLQTAQEPMTPSPSPAPSLRGFALPPQTFCRTPPFREGRLGSGHTPAVLPFSQPPHPPPPPPPPASHSSLTSPSSDSLLQNNSSRRGFTETAQMSYIAKPEVLFCTTPERIKSPTQIPQWHKFTAPVNKSTKTTVTLRVKDPYDELLSMILDGSSSTDDVDFSRFSPIDSPPATPTDESQSRFELKADESYHPAGKPPAVTAASKPAGGVRLEVQVHKPVTMAPLSISWGGLPKTSTDDEPVKSQSPPSVKGKGFTELFIEEEEDVLEEKEEDVRDLNERLSPQADVSPSTLTRLSHPSASSPSIAPPPPPPPHSSTPSFSPPSFSPPSSSPSRSQQHDHNTVPTSPPRSPQPPSLPHLSLSPSPPVSPPPLHSSHPSPVVPPQRSVPQPSNSPCPSRPFASVPDSESPVSLPTRSPPKPASPPLATPCSPPTPPTVPHPGHRSPKVKDPVVGGKPPRSPILSRRSYLSSVRGRRRLVQDALHGGGDPYQAVYNYTPRNEDELELREGDIVDVMEKCDDGWFVGTSRRSKLFGTFPGNYVKQL from the exons ATGAATacag GGAGTGATTCTCACTCATCAGACTTGG ATTCTTGGCGGTCACGCAGCGCAACAGATGGCCTTAAGAACGGAGACGCCAGCAGCTCATCTCTCGCTGCCAAAGGCTTTCGGAGTGTCAGACCCAACCTGCAGGACAAAAAGTCACCGACACAG GATTTCAATCACATGCCACTGCCGCCCCCCAGGAAAGAGAGTTTCCACTTCTCGCCCACTGGCACTCATCCACCAGACTACAGCTCCCTCATTGCCCTGGCTAATGACTCAGGCCCTGGAATGCTAACGTTCACTCAGAATGAGAAAGCAGTTTTGAAAGAGTCCTACACGATTAATAGCACATCTTCTTACTCCTACGCAGAGACCTGTGCGAACCCAGTCCTGCGCGAACACCAGCACAATGATATTAGCAACTGCATCGCCCCTGCCACCTCTAATAAACTGGCCCAGGAGCGTAAGGTGTCGTCCCTCAAACTAACCCCGGTCACCATCCCTGACCCTCCTGCACACCTCAACTCCTACTCTGATCCCCAAACTAAGACCCAGACCACAAGTTCCCCTCCACCCACTTCCCGACCTCCACAAAGGGGCCCGGCTCTCTCTCAGTCCCTGTTGCAGACGGCCTCGCTCTCTGTCCACTTGGGCCCCTCAAGTCCAGCTGGGTCCCAGGTGGAGATGACGACGCCTCCTCCCGCAGTTCCGCCGAGACCTTCTCCTGCAAAACTGCTG GGCCCTGCGTCCCCCAACCCCACAGCGCAGCACTCCCCTTACCACAGCTCAGAAACACTCAACCACCTGCCAGGCCTCATGCCCAAGACCCTATCGCCCACCCCGTATGTCCCTAGCGGAGCAAGCGGTGCGGTCAGTGTGAGCGGCGGTGGCTACGCGTCGCCCTCGGCCTCTCCCGTGACAGTGTCGGCTCTCAGCCACTACTCGTCTTCCACGGCGGGCCTGCTGGACGAGCTGCAGATCTGTAGTCTGGACACGCCCGGCGCCTCACCCACGCCGTCGCCCACCCTCAGCCTTGTCTCCACCTACATGTCCACCGCTGGCCCCGATGATGTGCTAACAACCTCTGTGGCCTCCACTGCCGCAGCTGCCACTGTCACTAAC GGCCAGGTCCTCTCTCACGCTATGAATGGGAGTGCGAGCCATCCGCAGAGacccctctctcccccgtccTACCCTCCTCTCCCCGCCTCGCTCCACACCGGGCTCCAGAGACGGAGCAGGAGTTCGG GGGGCAGCGAGTCTGTCACGAGAGAGTCGGTGGTGTCGGGCCACACCAGCGTCAGCAGCACCGTGCCCATCGCCTGCttctcagaggaagagaaaagggtTTCCGTCATCAAAGCCCCTCACTTCGAAGGCATCGGCCCCATAGACGAGTCCGGCATCCCCATTGCCATCCGCACG acGGTGGATAGGCCTAAGGATTGGTATAAAACCATGTTCAAACAGATCCACAAGGTTCACAAAGCAG acgATGACTATTCCGACACGTACAATGCAACATATGCTGTCATAAACAATG ACGACTACAGCCTGTCATCCACCGCCACCATGGCCCACCCGGCACCCCGGACGCATACGTACAGGCCGCTGTCCAAGAGCCCCTCAGACAACGGAGGGCATCTGGGGCCTCGGGAGCCTTCCCCATCCCCTGtgcccccacctcctccacccatgCCTTCCCTCCTGCAGCTAAGGGCCAGAGAAAGCGAACGCGACAAAGACTCCCCGGACAT GAATGAATGGGGTCCTCCCGACAGGAAAGTGGACACACGAAGGTACCGCGCAGAGCCCAAGAGTATTTTTGAATACGAGCCTGGGAAGTCCTCTATTTTGGACCATGAGAGACCA ACCTATGATGACATAGATTTAGAGAACGAGCCTTGGTATAAGTTCTTTTCCGAGCTGGAGTTTGGGCGGCCG CCTCCTAAAAAACGGCTGGATTATAATCCAGACATCTCCGCTCGCCAGCACATCGAG ACATCCCTGCACATCGCTCCCGCCGACAAGGCTCCTGAGAGAGCTGCGAG CGCTGCCAGCGACtacaggaagagaaggaagtCTGAGCCGTCGAGTTCCCAAGTGAATGCTCAGTCTCAGAGCAGAGCTGCACTTTCCCCCAAACCAGTGGAGGCCTACAgaccgagcagcagcagcctgaagaAGCCCGTCATCCGTTCCTCACCATCCTCACCCTCCAGAGCCAAAG GTGGGGACGCATGCGACATGTATTCAAACAGTTTGACCTCCCCAGGTCCTTATCAGGGCCCCTTTGTGCCCCCTGTCCCCTCTGTCCCCGTCCATTGCCCCGAGGACGGCAGCCAGGATGgcagctcctcctcccagcAGTCTGTCTACTGTAACAACAGTTGGCAGACCAAGCACCAGGACGCCGAGACGTGGACCAGtgtggaggaggcggcggcggtgcCGCCGCCCTCCTCTGGCAAACTAAGGTCCCGCAGCTGTGACGACTTACTCAACGATGGGCATTCTGGCCCGGGTGGGCGCAACGCCACTCGCTCAGAAAGTGCCGGTTCACTGGTGTGCGATGCGAATCCTTCAGGTTCAACTGGATCCGCTTCCACTCGCTCATTACCACGACTCCACCGGCGGCGGGCGCACGATTCGCCGGGCTTTCTCCAGCTCTATCGCAAAATGCACCAGATTGACCGAGCCCAGCTCATCCCGTCCGACGTCATCCGCTCGGTCCGTGCTCGTATCCTCGAACTCGAGCGTCAACCTCACCTGCATCGCCATCGCCTCTTTCCTTGGACGCCCTCTTGGGGCGTGGAGGTGCCGCACGACATGGTGCCAAACCGCATTACTGAGTACGAGCGCCTTATTCAGAAGTCCAAATCCATGCCCAACTTGGGCGACAGTGAGGTGCCTTCAGGCACGACGACGCCAGGTGGCTCATCATCTCGAGCTAGCAGTGGTGGCGGTGCCACACCCAGTTTCCCCAAACGCCGTTTTTCCATTGAATCTTTACTAgaggaagacaacaacaacggcaACAGCGGAACAGTACCTCAAACCATGGATCACTTGCAGCCTCGTAGCCCACCTGAGGGCCAGCCTCGTGGACCAGAGCCCAGCCGCGGTCGGTCCTTTCCTGCTCCTCCGGTCCCCCAAAGCCCGCAGGCCAACCCGGACTACTCTGACAGCGAACAAGACGCCTTTGCCTCAGACCTCAGTGACTTCATCCAGGTGGAGGGCTCCTCATTTTGCAGCGAGAGCGATTTTGACCATTGCTCGCTGACCTCCTCTGAGAGCTTGTACGGCTCTTCCAcccttcaccaccaccacctccgtcatcaccaccaccatcaccaccaccacgccgGTCACCAAAATCTCGGCCAGAGCCAGGGCTATCAACACCGTCACCTCATAAGCACCTGCAAAGGCCGCTGCCCAGCCTCTTACACCCGTTTCACGACCATGCTCCGCCATGAGCGGGAGCGAGCGCGTCAGGAGAACCAGAGACCTTCACAGCCGAGCCGCAGCAGCCATTCCCAAATCCAGAGCGCGCAGTCTCAGCAAGCGATGTCCAAGCTGGCCTTCCTGGTCAGCCCAGTGCCTTTCCGCAGGAAAAAGGGCTCACCACCTACCTCTAAAAGAATCAGCGATGGCGGAGGTCGGGGCAGCAGACCCAAGTCCAAACAGGCCATTTATGAAGCGCTGGATGCGGCGTTGAGAGACATATATGAGCACATACAAGCAGAGAGAGGCCACAGGGGCACCAGGGCGCCAGACGACAGCATCCTGAAGAGAATACTGGCCGAGCTGCTGCCAAATGTGCCTGAGCGGAGCTCCTCGTtgcgggggaggagggggggttggcACGGGGGTCACTCCTCCGCGTCGTTGTACCCAGACGGAAGCCCCACTGGGTACGCCTCGTACAGAGAGGATCCGTCCACACCGCCGCTACAGTCACCGATCAGTGCCTGCTACGGACGCCATTCAGACACCTCAAACAATAATGAATATGGAGAGGAGCAGGGCAATGGAAATGCTCTCTGTTATTCAG ACCAGGATGTCTCCAGGAGTTATTCCACTTTGGACGGACGCCACACACCCCAGAGTAGAAGACCTACTCCTGACAGAGAG GTCTCCCATAAACAGATGACACAACTTattctgttctctctcctccatcagaAACAGCCCGCAAGAGCCATTTATGATTTTAATGCACAAACGGCTAA GgagctgacatttaaaaagggtGATGCAGTAAACATCATCAGGCAGATAGATACCAACTGGTACGAAGGGGAGCACCGAGGACGGGTGGGGATATTCCCCATATCGTATGTAGAG aagatgcCGTccacagagaagcagcagccGATCCGTCCTCCTCCGCCAGCACACGTCAGAGAGATCGGAGAGGCAGTGGCACGCTTCAACTTCAACGCCGACACTAACGTGGAGCTGTCTCTCAGAAAG ggtgaGAGAGTAATTGTGATAAGGCAGGTGGATCAGAACTGGTACGAGGGCAAGATCCCAGACACAACCAAACAGGGCATCTTTCCTGTGTCCTACATTGACATCATCAAGCGCTCCCCGTCCAAGAGCCCCGCCCATCACATAGACCCGCGTGGTCACTCTGGCAGCAGGACGCCGAGCAGCACACCCATCAAG CCTTTCTACCACCTACCTCCATCCTCCGCCACCTGTGACCTCCCGTCCCCTCACCCCTCGTTGAGAAGGCTTGACCTGCAAGCCATCACCAACGACTGGCTGTCGCTCACAATGGGCCCGTCAGCATCCACACCGGTTCACTCCCGCACGACCACCCCTGTACCTCCCACACCTCCCCCTCTTCCACTTGACCTTGCATCTCTTCAAACAGCTCAGGAGCCCATGACACCTTCACCCTCACCCGCACCGTCACTAAGAGGCTTTGCTCTTCCGCCCCAGACATTTTGCAGAACTCCACCTTTCAGAGAAGGGAGACTCGGTTCAGGTCACACCCCAGCTGTTCTGCCTTTTTCCcaacctcctcatcctcctcctcctcctcccccccccgcctctcatTCCTCACTCACCTCTCCATCAAGTGACTCTTTGCtccaaaacaacagcagccgCAGGGGGTTCACAGAAACAGCCCAAATGTCTTACATTGCTAAGCCGGAGGTTTTGTTCTGCACGACACCGGAGCGAATAAAGTCACCCACGCAAATTCCACAGTGGCACAAATTCACCGCACCAGTAAACAAAAGCACCAAAACAACCGTTACCCTGCGAGTAAAAGACCCTTATGACGAGTTGTTATCTATGATCCTGGATGGTTCTTCCAGCACAGACGATGTTGACTTTTCAAGATTTTCTCCGATAGATTCCCCACCGGCTACACCAACTGATGAATCCCAGAGCAGGTTTGAGTTAAAAGCAGACGAGTCATATCACCCGGCAGGGAAACCCCCAGCAGTCACTGCAGCCAGCAAACCAGCAGGCGGCGTTCGGTTAGAGGTGCAGGTTCACAAGCCTGTGACGATGGCGCCGCTGTCCATCAGCTGGGGCGGACTGCCAAAAACGTCCACTGATGACGAACCAGTCAAGTCTCAAAGTCCGCCGTCGGTCAAGGGGAAGGGATTTACTGAGCTGTTcattgaggaggaggaagatgttttagaagagaaagaggaggatgttaGAGATTTGAATGAAAGACTCAGTCCACAG GCTGATGTCTCTCCGTCCACCCTGACACGGCTTTCTCACCCCAGCGCCTCCTCACCCTCTatagcaccaccaccacctccacccccgCACTCTTCTACCCCTTCGTTTTCTCCTCCTTCGTTTTCTCCTCCTTCGTCTTCTCCCTCGCGTTCACAGCAGCATGATCACAACACCGTCCCTACGTCTCCCCCTCGCTCCCCTCAGCCCccgtccctccctcacctctcacTGTCGCCctctccacctgtctcaccccctcccctccactcctctcacCCCTCTCCTGTCGTCCCCCCCCAGCGTTCTGTCCCCCAACCCTCAAACTCCCCCTGTCCTTCTCGTCCGTTCGCGTCCGTCCCTGACTCGGAATCGCCCGTAAGCCTTCCCACCCGGTCGCCCCCTAAAcccgcctctcctcccctcgccacTCCATGCTCTCCCCCGACTCCCCCCACCGTGCCCCATCCAGGACATAGGTCTCCCAAGGTGAAG GATCCAGTTGTCGGTGGTAAACCTCCCCGTAGCCCCATCTTGTCCCGGAGGTCCTATCTGTCATCCGTTAGAGGTCGAAGG cGATTAGTACAGGACGCGCTCCACGGCGGAGGAGACCC ATACCAGGCCGTGTACAACTACACGCCTCGCAACGAGGACGAGCTGGAGCTGAGGGAGGGCGACATCGTCGATGTGATGGAGAAGTGTGACGACGGCTGGTTTGTCG GGACCTCTCGGAGGAGCAAGTTGTTTGGAACCTTCCCAGGAAACTACGTGAAGCAGCTATAA